A region from the Streptomyces tsukubensis genome encodes:
- a CDS encoding DUF309 domain-containing protein has product MARQDEGVVRAPRETLETAQKLLDEGKPFHAHEVFEDAWKSRPEPERDLWQGLAQLAVGLTHAARGNAQGGVTLLQRGAERIAGYGDPYDVDVSGLTAWARDLTERLARGGAPVDPRAEAPRLTLT; this is encoded by the coding sequence GTGGCGCGCCAGGACGAAGGGGTGGTGCGGGCGCCGCGCGAGACGCTGGAGACGGCGCAGAAGCTGCTGGACGAGGGGAAGCCGTTCCACGCGCACGAGGTGTTCGAGGATGCCTGGAAGTCGCGGCCCGAGCCGGAGCGCGATCTCTGGCAGGGGCTGGCCCAGCTCGCCGTGGGGCTGACGCACGCGGCGCGCGGCAATGCTCAGGGCGGGGTGACGCTGCTGCAGCGCGGGGCGGAGCGGATCGCGGGTTACGGGGATCCGTACGACGTGGACGTGTCGGGGCTGACGGCCTGGGCCCGGGACCTCACGGAGCGGCTGGCCCGCGGGGGCGCGCCGGTCGATCCGCGGGCCGAGGCGCCGCGGCTGACCCTCACCTGA
- a CDS encoding MmgE/PrpD family protein, with protein MNGNSRTAANAIGTGTASEPGASTDPRTAVQQLARFAVDCRDRGLPPEVAADVTGRVLDVVGNCLAGRAEGGPAEAVLDTVRAMGGSPRASLFGEAGRLPAAQAALVNGTLAHTLDFDDTHLPSVLHPSASVVPAALAAAEETGASGARLAAAVAAGIEICNRLGMASYVPGIRNSLFFEKGQHATSICGTLGAAAAVALLYGLDEQGVADALGIAASMGSGILEANRTGGTVKRIHCGWAAHSGVMAAALAHAGITGPPTVLEGRFGFFRAWLDGTCDTEALLGGLGERWETLRTVYKPYPSNHFTHPAVDCALALRAEGLDPGDIASAELGLPAPTLRTVAEPRDEKVRPRTPYHAKFSGPFTVATALLGGGGLGVHLDDFTPETLGDPGRLALAARVTCFADDRASEIFPTAFAAVLRVRTRGGALLEKRVDSSRGGPGHPLSRAELLTKFRLNAERGTTPERARQLAHAVGSLPTAPDTRALFD; from the coding sequence ATGAACGGGAACTCCCGTACGGCAGCGAACGCGATCGGGACCGGGACCGCGTCGGAGCCCGGCGCGTCGACCGATCCCCGTACCGCGGTCCAGCAGCTCGCCCGGTTCGCCGTGGACTGCCGGGACCGGGGACTGCCCCCCGAGGTCGCCGCCGATGTGACCGGCCGGGTCCTCGACGTCGTCGGCAACTGTCTGGCCGGGCGGGCCGAGGGCGGCCCGGCCGAGGCCGTGCTGGACACCGTGCGCGCCATGGGCGGCAGCCCCCGGGCCAGCCTCTTCGGGGAGGCCGGCCGGCTCCCGGCCGCCCAGGCCGCCCTGGTCAACGGCACTCTCGCCCATACCCTCGACTTCGACGACACCCATCTGCCGTCCGTACTGCACCCCAGCGCCTCCGTTGTACCCGCCGCCCTCGCCGCCGCCGAGGAGACCGGGGCGAGCGGAGCCCGGCTCGCGGCGGCCGTCGCCGCCGGTATCGAGATCTGCAACCGCCTCGGCATGGCGTCGTACGTCCCCGGGATCCGTAACTCCCTCTTCTTCGAGAAGGGCCAGCACGCCACGTCCATCTGCGGCACCCTCGGCGCCGCGGCCGCCGTCGCCCTGCTCTACGGACTCGACGAACAGGGCGTGGCCGACGCCCTCGGGATCGCCGCCAGCATGGGCTCGGGCATTCTGGAGGCCAACCGCACCGGAGGCACCGTCAAACGGATCCACTGCGGCTGGGCGGCCCACTCCGGTGTGATGGCCGCGGCCCTCGCCCACGCCGGGATCACCGGCCCGCCGACCGTCCTGGAGGGACGATTCGGCTTCTTCCGGGCCTGGCTGGACGGCACCTGCGATACGGAAGCCCTGCTCGGCGGGCTCGGTGAACGGTGGGAGACGCTGCGGACGGTCTACAAGCCCTACCCCTCCAACCATTTCACCCACCCCGCCGTCGACTGCGCCCTGGCCCTGCGCGCCGAAGGCCTCGACCCCGGTGACATCGCCTCCGCCGAACTGGGCCTGCCCGCTCCCACCCTGCGGACCGTGGCCGAGCCCCGGGACGAGAAGGTCCGCCCCCGTACCCCGTACCACGCCAAGTTCTCCGGACCCTTCACCGTCGCCACCGCCCTCCTCGGCGGCGGCGGACTCGGCGTCCACCTCGACGACTTCACCCCCGAAACCCTGGGCGACCCCGGAAGGCTCGCCCTGGCGGCGCGGGTCACCTGCTTCGCCGACGACCGGGCGAGCGAGATCTTCCCCACCGCCTTCGCGGCCGTCCTGCGGGTCCGCACCCGCGGCGGGGCCCTGCTGGAGAAACGGGTCGACTCCTCCCGCGGCGGCCCCGGCCATCCGCTGAGCCGGGCCGAGCTGCTGACCAAGTTCCGGCTGAACGCGGAGCGCGGTACAACCCCGGAACGGGCCCGGCAACTCGCGCACGCCGTAGGCTCGTTGCCCACGGCGCCCGATACCCGGGCGCTGTTCGACTGA
- a CDS encoding MFS transporter, translating into MTSEPAVQESGTAPGEGLFSRRYGAATATFAVVMFLEGFAALAVLPTLPLAARQLDGVSLYPLVAGCFVAASLIGGVIGGSWADRSGPHRPLAAGVGMAVVTLLVSGTSTTVWQLAAGRFLEGMAAGMVAVAVNTAIAHSFPDRLRPRALALMSTCWIVPSLIGPPIAGLVVAWSSWRMVFLGLAMLNVLPALAIVVMLVRRARAAAPAEGKSPEKGPRPPLLIATAVALGAALGQYGVSDWDVLHLVCAGTGLVLLVVFAPKLLPPGTWRAAPGLPATVLLRGLASGAYFTLEAFVPLMLDSERKVPPVQTGIAFTGAALLWAAGSWLQGRWPAHWPRHRTVTVGALVMVGAMVVAVAGAFPATPPATSAVSLVVAAFGMGMLTPTVTLLSLSHSPPGRQGYAGSALQTTQNLGQIAVMGLAAALFNAGLNSPVDPLFAFGSTFALLLVFPLLAAVLAGRARES; encoded by the coding sequence GTGACCAGTGAACCAGCAGTGCAGGAGTCCGGTACGGCGCCCGGTGAGGGGCTGTTCTCACGGCGGTACGGTGCCGCGACCGCCACCTTCGCCGTGGTGATGTTCCTGGAGGGCTTCGCGGCGCTCGCGGTGCTGCCGACCCTGCCGCTGGCCGCCCGTCAGCTCGACGGGGTGTCGCTCTATCCCCTGGTGGCCGGGTGCTTCGTCGCGGCGAGCCTGATCGGCGGGGTGATCGGCGGCAGTTGGGCGGACCGTTCGGGGCCGCACCGGCCGCTCGCAGCGGGGGTCGGTATGGCGGTGGTCACCCTGCTGGTCTCCGGTACCAGCACCACCGTCTGGCAGCTCGCCGCGGGCCGGTTCCTGGAGGGAATGGCCGCGGGCATGGTCGCGGTGGCCGTCAACACCGCCATCGCCCACTCCTTCCCCGACCGGCTGCGGCCCCGTGCGCTGGCGTTGATGAGCACCTGCTGGATCGTTCCTTCGCTGATCGGGCCGCCGATCGCGGGTCTTGTGGTGGCCTGGTCGTCCTGGCGGATGGTGTTCCTGGGTCTGGCGATGCTCAATGTGCTTCCGGCCCTGGCGATCGTCGTGATGCTGGTCCGCCGGGCCCGGGCCGCCGCACCGGCGGAGGGGAAGTCCCCGGAGAAGGGGCCCCGGCCGCCGCTGCTGATCGCGACCGCGGTCGCCCTGGGCGCGGCGCTCGGCCAGTACGGCGTATCGGACTGGGACGTCCTGCATCTGGTGTGCGCCGGGACCGGGTTGGTGCTGCTGGTGGTCTTCGCCCCGAAGCTGCTGCCGCCGGGCACCTGGCGGGCCGCGCCGGGGCTGCCGGCGACGGTGCTGCTGCGCGGTCTGGCGTCGGGTGCCTACTTCACCCTGGAGGCGTTCGTTCCGCTGATGCTGGACTCCGAACGCAAGGTGCCGCCGGTACAGACGGGCATCGCCTTCACGGGCGCGGCACTCCTCTGGGCCGCCGGTTCCTGGCTCCAGGGCCGGTGGCCGGCGCACTGGCCGCGCCATCGCACCGTCACGGTCGGCGCGCTCGTCATGGTCGGCGCCATGGTCGTCGCGGTCGCCGGGGCGTTCCCCGCGACACCCCCGGCCACCTCGGCGGTCTCCCTGGTCGTCGCGGCCTTCGGGATGGGCATGCTGACGCCCACGGTCACCCTGCTCTCCCTCAGCCACAGCCCGCCCGGCCGTCAGGGCTATGCGGGCAGTGCGCTCCAGACCACCCAGAACCTCGGCCAGATCGCGGTGATGGGGCTGGCCGCCGCCCTGTTCAACGCGGGGCTGAACTCCCCGGTCGATCCGCTGTTCGCGTTCGGTTCGACCTTCGCCCTGCTGCTGGTGTTCCCGCTGCTCGCCGCCGTCCTGGCGGGGCGCGCCCGGGAGTCCTGA
- a CDS encoding IclR family transcriptional regulator produces MPTDTTETTAATATTTDSTAASGTRAAPRGSAGGSQSASTVERSADVLLLFAEPGAITLGVTEIADRLGLSKPTVHRILTSLRLRGLVELDEDTRRYALGLSTMRLGLAYLDRIDVRRLAAPELTRLSRLSDETATLSIRTGDSRVYVDQVTPSREVIMAVRLGVPYPLHAGASSKAFLAFLPDDEITAYLDRAPLTRLTDATPADPAALRKDIAAIRRRGYARSSGERQPGSSSVAAPVLDHHGHPVGVISISGPRERFRKEAGRCAEALLETVGRLSAQMGYGAEPGSGGR; encoded by the coding sequence ATGCCGACCGACACCACCGAAACCACAGCCGCCACAGCCACCACCACCGACAGCACAGCCGCCTCCGGTACCCGGGCCGCGCCCCGGGGTTCCGCGGGCGGCAGCCAGAGCGCGTCCACCGTCGAACGCTCCGCCGACGTCCTGCTGCTCTTCGCCGAACCCGGCGCCATCACCCTCGGCGTCACCGAGATCGCCGACCGGCTCGGCCTCTCCAAGCCCACCGTGCACCGCATCCTGACCTCCCTGCGGCTGCGCGGCCTCGTCGAACTCGACGAGGACACCCGCCGCTATGCGCTGGGGCTCTCCACCATGCGCCTCGGCCTGGCCTACCTCGACCGCATCGACGTCCGCCGGCTCGCCGCCCCCGAACTGACCCGGCTCTCCCGGCTCAGCGACGAGACCGCCACCCTGTCGATCCGCACCGGCGACAGCCGCGTCTACGTCGACCAGGTCACCCCCAGCCGGGAGGTCATCATGGCGGTCCGGCTCGGCGTGCCCTATCCACTCCACGCGGGCGCGTCCTCCAAGGCCTTTCTGGCGTTCCTGCCCGACGACGAGATCACCGCCTATCTGGACCGGGCCCCGCTGACCCGGCTCACCGATGCCACCCCCGCCGACCCGGCGGCCCTCCGGAAGGACATCGCGGCCATCCGCCGCCGCGGCTACGCCCGCTCCAGCGGCGAACGGCAGCCCGGCTCCTCGTCGGTCGCCGCCCCCGTCCTCGACCACCACGGCCACCCCGTCGGAGTGATCAGCATCAGCGGCCCCCGCGAACGCTTCCGGAAGGAGGCCGGCCGCTGCGCCGAGGCACTGCTGGAGACCGTCGGACGGCTCTCGGCACAGATGGGGTACGGGGCGGAGCCCGGATCCGGCGGACGCTGA
- a CDS encoding cyclase family protein: protein MRTIDLAQPLRRGMPQSPNHPPFRMALERRHGDLLRPDGGSAANEIIVMGGHVGTHVDALAHVSQDGLLYGGLRPADISDHLGFDALGIDTFEPYVGRALLLDIAAVHGVPVLPAGYEITPGDLERAAAGLEPRPGDVLLIGTGWSRHWADATAFIGREQGVPGPGEAAGRWLAGHRPRAVGGETIAFEHLAPGQGHATLPVHRILLVESGVNIVETMKLDELLDSGVREFTLVLNPLPVVGATGAPVRPLALLPDPGPAPGAPAPPAPPGGSAATDGPRTDGGNRS, encoded by the coding sequence ATGCGTACGATCGACCTCGCCCAGCCCCTGCGGCGCGGCATGCCCCAGTCGCCCAACCACCCCCCGTTCCGGATGGCCCTGGAACGCCGCCACGGCGATCTGCTGCGCCCCGACGGCGGCTCGGCCGCCAACGAGATCATCGTCATGGGAGGCCATGTCGGCACCCATGTCGACGCCCTCGCCCATGTCTCGCAGGACGGACTCCTGTACGGCGGACTGCGCCCCGCCGACATCAGCGACCATCTCGGTTTCGACGCACTCGGCATCGACACCTTCGAACCGTACGTGGGACGGGCCCTGCTCCTCGACATCGCAGCCGTACACGGAGTGCCGGTCCTCCCCGCCGGGTACGAGATCACCCCCGGCGACCTGGAACGCGCGGCTGCCGGACTCGAACCCCGGCCCGGGGACGTCCTGCTCATCGGCACCGGCTGGTCCCGGCACTGGGCCGACGCCACCGCCTTCATCGGCCGGGAGCAGGGGGTGCCGGGGCCGGGCGAGGCCGCGGGCCGCTGGCTCGCCGGGCACCGCCCCCGGGCCGTGGGCGGCGAGACCATCGCCTTCGAGCACCTCGCGCCCGGACAGGGGCACGCCACCCTGCCCGTCCACCGGATCCTGCTGGTCGAGTCGGGCGTCAACATCGTGGAGACGATGAAGCTCGACGAACTGCTCGACAGCGGGGTACGGGAGTTCACCCTGGTGCTCAATCCGCTGCCGGTCGTGGGTGCGACGGGAGCGCCGGTACGCCCGCTGGCCCTGCTCCCCGACCCCGGCCCTGCCCCGGGGGCTCCAGCCCCTCCGGCGCCACCGGGAGGCTCCGCCGCGACGGACGGCCCCCGTACGGACGGGGGTAACCGGTCATGA
- a CDS encoding ATP-dependent Clp protease ATP-binding subunit — protein MTTSPFGSGDPFSDLFNRFFGMSPAASPPAVQRVPIGRLLSDSAHELLAAAGARAARDGSDLDTPHLLWAATQVPAGRQVLEHAGADPDRLAEDVARTLPSGGGDEEPSLTPAAKRALLAAHARSQAAGASYIGPEHILAALADDPRSGLGTALRSEGVPSGALGGPAPGRNAEGPRGGGDTPTLDQYGRDLTEEARGGRLDPVVGRAQEIEQTVEVLSRRTKNNPVLIGDPGVGKTAIVEGLAQRIVADEVPKALRDRRVVSLDLPGLVAGSKYRGEFEERLKKVIDEVTAADKSIVLFIDELHTVVGAGGGGEGAMDAGNILKPALARGDLSVVGATTIDEYRKHIEKDAALERRFQPVMVPEPTVDETVEILRGLRDSYEAHHQVRFTDEALDASAALSDRYLTDRFLPDKAIDLMDQAGARVGLRNVGGPSPSADLEDRLTKLRREKDEAVGAEDYERAGSLKERIRQTEKEIGEQGREREQTASVTADDIAEVLSARTGIPVSQLTETERERLLKLEDSLHERVVGQEEAVTAVSQAVRRGRAGMGDPDRPTGSFLFLGPTGVGKTELAKALAELLFGDADRMVRFDMSEFQERHTVSRLVGSPPGYIGYEEAGQLTEAVRRKPYSVVLFDEVEKAHPDVFNLLLQVLDDGRLTDAQGRTVDFRHTVVIMTSNIGSQRILAHHGEVAAIKDELMSDLKAHFRPEFLNRVDEVIVFHALTRDDLVHIVDLLLDRSRRRLHAQHIGLEVTEPAKELLANRGYQPEFGARPLRRTLQTELDNRLSTLLLDGSLDPGDTVVADAADGELKLSVKESANSTDGTDGTDGSGGTADGAAGAADTAGPGA, from the coding sequence GTGACGACTTCGCCCTTCGGGTCCGGGGACCCGTTCTCCGACCTGTTCAACCGGTTCTTCGGGATGAGCCCCGCGGCCTCCCCGCCCGCCGTCCAGCGCGTGCCCATCGGCCGGCTGCTCAGCGACTCCGCGCACGAACTGCTCGCGGCGGCCGGCGCCCGCGCGGCCCGGGACGGATCCGACCTCGACACCCCGCACCTGCTCTGGGCCGCGACCCAGGTGCCCGCGGGGCGGCAGGTGCTGGAGCACGCCGGAGCCGACCCCGACCGGCTCGCCGAGGACGTCGCCCGTACCCTCCCTTCCGGCGGCGGCGACGAGGAACCCTCCCTCACCCCGGCCGCCAAACGGGCCCTCCTCGCCGCCCACGCCCGCTCCCAGGCCGCGGGCGCCTCCTACATCGGCCCCGAGCACATCCTCGCCGCCCTCGCCGACGACCCCCGCTCCGGACTGGGCACGGCCCTGCGCTCGGAAGGCGTCCCCTCCGGGGCCCTGGGCGGCCCGGCACCCGGGCGGAACGCCGAAGGCCCCCGCGGCGGCGGGGACACCCCGACCCTCGACCAGTACGGCCGCGACCTCACCGAAGAGGCCAGGGGCGGACGCCTCGACCCGGTCGTCGGCCGGGCCCAGGAGATCGAACAGACGGTGGAGGTCCTCTCCCGCCGCACCAAGAACAACCCGGTGCTCATCGGCGACCCCGGCGTCGGCAAGACCGCGATCGTGGAAGGCCTGGCCCAGCGGATCGTCGCCGACGAGGTGCCGAAGGCCCTGCGGGACCGCCGGGTCGTCTCCCTGGACCTGCCGGGACTGGTCGCCGGCTCCAAGTACCGCGGCGAGTTCGAGGAGCGGCTGAAGAAGGTCATCGACGAGGTCACCGCCGCCGACAAGAGCATCGTCCTCTTCATCGACGAACTCCACACCGTCGTCGGCGCGGGCGGGGGCGGCGAGGGCGCCATGGACGCCGGGAACATCCTCAAGCCCGCGCTCGCCCGCGGCGACCTCAGCGTCGTCGGCGCCACCACCATCGACGAGTACCGCAAGCACATCGAGAAGGACGCCGCGCTCGAACGCCGCTTCCAGCCCGTGATGGTGCCCGAGCCGACCGTCGACGAGACCGTGGAGATCCTCCGCGGGCTGCGCGACTCCTACGAGGCCCACCACCAGGTCCGCTTCACCGACGAGGCCCTCGACGCGTCCGCCGCGCTCTCCGACCGCTATCTCACCGACCGCTTCCTGCCCGACAAGGCCATCGACCTGATGGACCAGGCCGGAGCCCGCGTCGGACTGCGGAACGTCGGCGGACCCTCCCCCTCCGCGGACCTCGAAGACCGGCTCACCAAGCTCCGCCGGGAGAAGGACGAGGCCGTCGGCGCCGAGGACTACGAACGCGCGGGGTCCCTCAAGGAGAGGATCCGGCAGACCGAGAAGGAGATCGGCGAGCAGGGCCGGGAACGGGAACAGACCGCGAGCGTCACCGCCGACGACATCGCCGAGGTGCTCTCGGCCCGTACCGGCATCCCGGTCTCCCAGCTGACCGAGACCGAACGCGAACGCCTGCTCAAACTGGAGGACTCCCTCCACGAACGCGTCGTCGGCCAGGAGGAGGCCGTCACCGCCGTCTCCCAGGCCGTCCGCAGGGGCCGGGCCGGAATGGGCGACCCCGACCGCCCCACCGGCAGCTTCCTCTTCCTCGGCCCCACCGGCGTCGGCAAGACGGAGCTGGCGAAGGCCCTGGCCGAGCTGCTCTTCGGCGACGCCGACCGGATGGTCCGCTTCGACATGAGCGAATTCCAGGAGCGGCACACCGTCTCCCGGCTCGTCGGCTCGCCCCCCGGCTACATCGGCTACGAAGAGGCCGGACAACTCACCGAGGCGGTGCGCCGCAAACCGTACAGCGTCGTCCTCTTCGACGAGGTCGAGAAGGCCCACCCGGACGTCTTCAACCTGCTGCTCCAGGTCCTCGACGACGGCCGGCTCACCGATGCCCAGGGCCGTACCGTCGACTTCCGCCACACCGTGGTCATCATGACCAGCAATATCGGCTCCCAGCGGATCCTGGCGCACCACGGGGAGGTCGCCGCCATCAAGGACGAGCTGATGAGCGACCTGAAGGCGCACTTCCGCCCCGAGTTCCTCAACCGCGTCGACGAGGTCATCGTCTTCCACGCACTGACCCGTGACGACCTCGTCCACATCGTCGACCTGCTGCTCGACCGCAGCCGGCGCAGGCTCCACGCCCAGCACATCGGCCTGGAGGTCACCGAACCCGCCAAGGAACTCCTCGCCAACCGCGGATACCAGCCCGAGTTCGGCGCCCGGCCGCTGCGGCGCACCCTCCAGACGGAACTCGACAACCGCCTGTCGACGCTGCTCCTGGACGGCAGCCTCGACCCCGGCGACACGGTCGTCGCCGACGCGGCCGACGGTGAACTGAAGCTCTCCGTCAAGGAATCCGCCAACAGCACCGACGGCACCGACGGCACCGACGGCAGCGGCGGTACGGCGGACGGGGCCGCCGGAGCAGCGGACACCGCCGGACCGGGTGCCTGA
- the cobF gene encoding precorrin-6A synthase (deacetylating) — translation MRKIYVIGIGAGDPDHLTLQAVKALKAADAFFILEKGEVKADLTGLRRDILDAHREPGSYRLVEGRDPERDRETSEYVRAVDDWRVRRADLFERFIADDLGDGECGAFLVWGDPALYDSTLGVLEEVAARGTVLFDHEVVPGISSVSALLARHRTGLNRVARPVQITTGRRLAEGWPEGVDDVVVMLDARTAFTRHLDQDAYIYWGAYVGTADEILVQGRLAEVSERIERLRAEARERKGWIMDTYLLRRG, via the coding sequence GTGAGGAAGATTTACGTGATCGGCATCGGGGCGGGCGACCCCGATCATCTGACGCTCCAGGCGGTCAAGGCGCTGAAGGCCGCGGACGCCTTCTTCATCCTGGAGAAGGGCGAGGTGAAGGCGGACCTGACCGGGCTGCGGCGGGACATTCTCGACGCCCACCGGGAGCCCGGCTCGTACCGTCTGGTCGAAGGCCGGGATCCGGAGCGGGACCGGGAGACCTCTGAGTACGTGCGCGCCGTCGACGACTGGCGTGTCCGCCGGGCCGATCTGTTCGAGCGGTTCATCGCGGACGATCTGGGCGACGGCGAGTGCGGGGCGTTCCTGGTGTGGGGCGATCCCGCGCTGTACGACTCCACCCTCGGGGTCCTGGAGGAGGTGGCGGCCCGCGGCACGGTCCTCTTCGACCACGAGGTGGTGCCGGGCATCAGCTCGGTGTCGGCGCTGCTGGCCCGCCACCGGACCGGGCTGAACCGGGTGGCCCGCCCGGTGCAGATCACCACCGGGCGGCGGCTCGCGGAGGGCTGGCCGGAGGGCGTCGACGATGTGGTGGTGATGCTGGACGCCCGTACCGCCTTCACCCGCCATCTGGACCAGGACGCGTACATCTACTGGGGTGCGTACGTCGGTACGGCGGACGAGATCCTGGTGCAGGGGCGGCTCGCGGAGGTTTCGGAGCGCATCGAGCGTCTGCGGGCGGAGGCCCGGGAGCGCAAGGGGTGGATCATGGACACGTATCTGCTGCGCAGGGGCTGA
- a CDS encoding GNAT family N-acetyltransferase → MEIIEQDDLVIAKVTRDDVEHDARAVAELSVDVVRLHDNEDPDPAVLDRLGFLTRPRWVNWLAPLGASEEEFTARVSGTERRNIRLGRRAVQEGGLRLSVRSGLTEEVFEEFLPVYDAQLAGMARGKDYARRFRTRLLDNGDEYMSVFVYDGRKAVVTSIWWIRPGASVLQMRFSAAAPSARASRVMRAAYAEAFRFAREHGLSYASLGNDPSLFGHVVQPGLFNFKSRLGFSAVPSAMLDPHLGGVTTDRFVSLRALSDPSLVVTVDPTATALPTWPDAAPSLDLVLLSRSPCDAAGTFRTEGFRSSRTMVIQR, encoded by the coding sequence ATGGAGATCATTGAGCAGGACGACCTCGTCATCGCGAAGGTCACGCGTGACGACGTCGAGCACGATGCCCGCGCGGTGGCGGAACTCTCCGTCGACGTGGTCCGGCTCCACGACAACGAGGATCCGGATCCCGCCGTCCTGGACCGCCTCGGATTTCTGACCCGTCCCCGCTGGGTCAACTGGCTGGCACCACTCGGCGCATCCGAGGAGGAGTTCACCGCCCGGGTATCGGGCACCGAGCGGCGGAACATCCGACTGGGCCGCCGAGCCGTGCAGGAGGGAGGGCTGCGCCTGAGCGTCCGGTCCGGACTGACCGAGGAGGTCTTCGAGGAGTTCCTGCCCGTGTACGACGCGCAGCTCGCGGGTATGGCGCGCGGCAAGGACTACGCCCGCAGATTCCGCACCCGTCTCCTCGACAACGGCGACGAGTACATGAGCGTCTTCGTCTACGACGGCCGGAAGGCGGTCGTCACCTCGATCTGGTGGATCCGACCCGGGGCGTCGGTACTCCAGATGCGCTTCTCCGCGGCCGCGCCGAGCGCGCGGGCGAGCCGGGTGATGCGGGCCGCCTACGCGGAGGCGTTCCGCTTCGCCCGTGAGCACGGCCTGTCGTACGCGTCCCTGGGCAACGATCCGTCGCTCTTCGGGCACGTGGTCCAGCCCGGACTCTTCAATTTCAAAAGCCGACTGGGCTTCTCCGCAGTCCCGTCCGCGATGCTCGACCCGCATCTGGGGGGTGTCACCACTGATCGCTTCGTGAGCCTCCGTGCGTTGTCCGACCCGTCCCTCGTGGTGACGGTGGACCCCACTGCCACCGCGCTCCCGACCTGGCCCGATGCGGCCCCGAGCCTCGACCTGGTCCTGCTCTCCCGCAGCCCCTGCGATGCTGCCGGAACCTTCCGCACCGAGGGCTTCCGCAGCAGCCGGACGATGGTGATCCAACGGTAG
- a CDS encoding aminoglycoside phosphotransferase family protein, giving the protein MAQATTGGTRPAIGAALARRLVDDQFPRWSGLPLAPVEPGGSDHVIFRLGGELSVRLPRHEEAVGQAAKEYTWLPRLAPHLPLAVPVPVAVGEPGFGYPWPWAVSRWLDGDTATPDGIGESAAAAETLAGFLTALQRFAPAGPEGAEALRDPALTAEPLAALDGATRAAIAATGGVFDAAAMTAVWDAALAAPARQSPPVWFHGDFHTGNLLTRGGRPSAVIDFGSLGLGDPARDLMMAFTLLSPRTRPVFRAALGADEAMWTRGRGWALATGLNAYRHYAAVNPRVAAQTSRQIAAAIAG; this is encoded by the coding sequence GTGGCACAGGCGACAACCGGAGGAACCCGGCCCGCGATCGGCGCCGCACTCGCCCGGCGACTGGTCGACGACCAGTTCCCGCGCTGGTCCGGTCTGCCGCTGGCACCCGTCGAACCCGGTGGCTCCGATCACGTGATCTTCCGCCTCGGCGGGGAGCTGTCGGTCCGGTTGCCGCGGCACGAGGAGGCCGTCGGGCAGGCCGCCAAGGAGTACACCTGGCTGCCCCGCCTCGCACCGCACCTGCCGCTGGCCGTCCCCGTACCGGTCGCCGTCGGCGAGCCCGGGTTCGGATATCCCTGGCCGTGGGCGGTCTCCCGTTGGCTGGACGGTGACACGGCGACCCCGGACGGCATCGGGGAATCGGCGGCCGCCGCCGAGACGCTGGCCGGTTTCCTCACCGCCCTCCAGCGGTTCGCCCCCGCGGGCCCGGAGGGTGCGGAGGCGCTGCGGGACCCCGCGCTCACTGCGGAGCCACTGGCCGCCCTGGACGGTGCCACCCGGGCGGCGATCGCCGCCACCGGCGGAGTGTTCGACGCGGCGGCGATGACCGCGGTATGGGACGCGGCCCTGGCGGCACCGGCCCGGCAGAGCCCCCCGGTCTGGTTCCACGGCGACTTCCACACCGGCAATCTGCTGACCCGCGGCGGCCGGCCGAGCGCCGTCATCGACTTCGGCAGCCTCGGCCTGGGGGACCCGGCCCGGGACCTGATGATGGCCTTCACCCTGCTGTCGCCCCGGACCCGGCCGGTGTTCCGTGCCGCGCTCGGCGCCGACGAGGCGATGTGGACCCGCGGCCGGGGCTGGGCCCTGGCCACGGGTCTGAACGCGTACCGCCACTACGCCGCGGTGAACCCGAGGGTCGCCGCGCAGACGTCCCGGCAGATCGCGGCGGCGATCGCGGGGTAG